One Chloroherpetonaceae bacterium DNA segment encodes these proteins:
- a CDS encoding TonB family protein codes for MKKFIGWFFLFLTGFSSGELLSQGKLMGQIVNKDGAPVSGVAVFISGSASSQATISNAKGYYVFLAVPEGNYELKASRRGTTPWRQNITISSEQTQRLDIRLGVEPIVASISPSQPVPVESKPKREDKPKERVSAITSSPSKAQDSQPNEAKTSETPASPFTAQQKDESLAIAMKQAEANAKTFAESEFTIAEKEIEVEGGMETIYKKLVYPMAAEKAGIEGKVVVRIAVDREGNVSQVLLISSASPLLNEEVFRVITEEVKFKSAIMDGKPVPSVITIPISFKLR; via the coding sequence ATGAAAAAATTCATAGGTTGGTTTTTCCTATTCTTAACAGGATTTTCAAGTGGCGAGCTTTTGTCACAAGGGAAATTGATGGGGCAAATTGTAAATAAAGATGGAGCTCCTGTTTCAGGTGTTGCCGTGTTTATTTCAGGTTCTGCGTCATCGCAAGCTACTATTTCAAACGCAAAAGGTTATTATGTTTTCTTGGCCGTTCCCGAAGGAAATTATGAGTTAAAAGCGTCTCGCCGTGGCACTACGCCGTGGAGACAAAATATTACGATTTCAAGTGAACAAACTCAGCGTCTTGATATTCGATTAGGGGTTGAGCCAATTGTAGCCTCAATTTCACCGTCACAGCCTGTGCCTGTGGAATCAAAACCCAAGCGCGAAGACAAGCCAAAGGAACGCGTGAGTGCCATAACTTCCTCTCCTTCAAAAGCGCAAGATTCACAACCCAATGAAGCTAAGACTTCAGAAACTCCAGCATCACCATTCACAGCCCAACAGAAGGATGAATCTTTGGCAATTGCTATGAAACAAGCCGAAGCCAACGCAAAAACATTTGCTGAATCTGAATTTACGATTGCAGAAAAGGAAATTGAGGTAGAAGGAGGAATGGAAACAATTTATAAGAAACTTGTTTATCCAATGGCTGCTGAAAAAGCGGGAATTGAGGGGAAGGTCGTTGTTCGAATAGCGGTTGATCGTGAGGGGAATGTTTCTCAGGTGCTTCTCATCAGCTCGGCAAGCCCATTGTTGAATGAAGAAGTATTTCGCGTCATTACGGAAGAAGTGAAATTTAAATCTGCCATAATGGACGGGAAACCGGTGCCAAGTGTTATCACAATTCCGATTTCGTTTAAGCTACGTTAA
- a CDS encoding VanZ family protein, whose amino-acid sequence MKFLKNQVPAIIFALAIFIQSSLPAQALPKGDIFTHDKLIHTGAYFVLAFSTLHALRFQTRFKDASEHPFSTAFMVTLLYAISDETHQLFTPGRSAEIMDLNADLLGILLALIIWKFFPTKEL is encoded by the coding sequence ATGAAATTTTTAAAGAATCAAGTTCCTGCAATAATTTTTGCCCTTGCAATTTTTATTCAATCGTCATTGCCTGCGCAAGCGTTACCCAAAGGCGATATTTTCACTCACGATAAACTCATTCATACAGGAGCATATTTTGTGCTTGCCTTTTCAACACTTCATGCGCTTCGGTTTCAAACTCGGTTCAAGGATGCCTCGGAACACCCATTTTCAACAGCATTTATGGTGACCCTTCTATATGCAATCAGTGACGAAACCCATCAACTCTTTACCCCCGGCCGCTCGGCAGAGATAATGGATTTGAATGCAGATTTACTGGGAATTTTACTGGCTTTAATCATTTGGAAATTTTTCCCGACAAAAGAATTATAA
- a CDS encoding peptidoglycan DD-metalloendopeptidase family protein: MNIACCSFEFTYFTLLGKPSQKKPAPSSTSTKKNPSAIKRKPVSKAQSKLKPGKKKANGIAIKRKGNQPKSNSISRDKGRTSESVLLSRKPRNRREIEANLKLLEKQVSEYREKIKAATESETESVMAMENLSRQIEVYRVIINEQEDNLHAIATEIEKQQTELAKLELNLKKLQDDYARYAVGIYKYGQRSNTELLFSASSLNQGLIRSEYIRQFQQAGKLKLKDIEQRKNEIALVKQGLNERYAENARVLKSKKDQASSMENAKQDREKLIGKLRLDKTRFQTEIQRAEEKRRNLQVEIQRLIEREIAEREKREREEKERRESALAGNPNKEEGRKIPEADYTFPEGSDIARLQGKLPWPVRAGVVIREYGQIENKELKTVSFNNGVDISVSKGSAVYAVAGGVVTLISYLPTFGNIVLIRHPSSFITVYANVEEIKVAKGEQVNGGTLIGTAGDSPEGGALVHFEVWRGKEKVDPERWLVKR; this comes from the coding sequence TTGAATATAGCCTGTTGTTCATTTGAATTCACTTACTTTACGCTTTTGGGTAAGCCTTCACAAAAAAAACCTGCTCCATCAAGTACTTCCACAAAAAAGAACCCCTCTGCAATAAAAAGGAAGCCGGTATCGAAGGCACAATCAAAATTGAAGCCGGGTAAGAAAAAAGCAAATGGTATAGCGATAAAAAGGAAAGGAAATCAACCTAAGTCCAATTCCATTTCGCGAGACAAAGGAAGAACTAGCGAGAGTGTTTTGCTATCACGCAAACCCAGAAATCGAAGGGAGATTGAGGCAAACCTGAAATTGCTTGAAAAACAAGTGAGTGAATATCGAGAGAAAATCAAAGCTGCGACCGAATCAGAGACAGAATCAGTGATGGCGATGGAGAATCTTTCGAGGCAAATTGAGGTGTATCGGGTTATCATCAATGAACAAGAAGATAACTTGCATGCAATTGCAACAGAAATAGAAAAACAGCAAACCGAACTGGCTAAGCTTGAACTTAACCTTAAGAAACTCCAAGATGATTATGCGCGGTATGCGGTTGGAATCTATAAATACGGCCAGCGAAGCAATACGGAACTGTTGTTTTCAGCTTCGAGCCTCAATCAAGGCTTGATTCGAAGCGAATATATTCGTCAATTCCAACAAGCTGGGAAGTTAAAGCTTAAGGATATTGAGCAAAGAAAAAATGAAATTGCGTTGGTGAAACAAGGACTGAACGAGCGATATGCAGAGAATGCGAGAGTGTTGAAATCGAAGAAGGATCAGGCGTCTTCAATGGAGAATGCCAAGCAAGACCGCGAGAAATTGATTGGAAAACTGAGGCTTGATAAAACGCGGTTTCAAACTGAGATTCAACGCGCAGAGGAAAAGCGTCGAAATCTTCAAGTGGAAATTCAGCGCCTAATTGAGCGAGAAATCGCTGAGCGTGAAAAGCGAGAGCGCGAAGAAAAGGAGCGGCGGGAAAGCGCTCTTGCAGGAAATCCGAATAAAGAAGAGGGAAGAAAAATTCCTGAAGCAGACTATACCTTTCCAGAAGGCTCAGACATTGCGCGTTTGCAAGGTAAATTGCCTTGGCCTGTTCGTGCCGGTGTGGTCATTCGAGAATATGGACAAATCGAAAACAAAGAACTGAAAACGGTTTCGTTCAATAATGGAGTCGATATATCGGTGAGTAAAGGCAGCGCGGTGTATGCTGTTGCTGGAGGGGTGGTCACCTTAATTTCCTATTTGCCGACTTTCGGGAATATCGTGCTTATTCGTCATCCCTCTTCATTTATTACAGTTTATGCGAATGTAGAAGAAATCAAAGTGGCGAAAGGAGAGCAAGTTAATGGCGGAACTTTAATTGGAACCGCAGGCGATTCGCCAGAGGGCGGAGCGTTGGTTCACTTTGAGGTTTGGCGTGGTAAAGAAAAAGTTGACCCCGAACGGTGGTTAGTCAAAAGATAA